In a single window of the Phycisphaerae bacterium genome:
- a CDS encoding VWA domain-containing protein — MRHGGLGRRFFPRRRWTAGSDVSRVHVAGIRAVMFVVIVAFMAKWVLGGCDGRQVSPPPSKSGVVSTQAPPAGGSTIPLPEAEQRVCTAVAILIDTSGSMEQSVRGSTGGWQQKYVLAQEALKRIVAYTAQWQKNHTDRLLNVGIYRFSSSPVQILPMGEFRADQADAAVSSIGRPGGGTAIGEALTAGFKALYQSGCTRKHLVCITDGENTVGPRPDRIAQQLYAQTKGEVELHFVAFDTSAKYFGFLNRVNGHVVEAADGAQLQAKLSEIYEKRILAEQMPVEK, encoded by the coding sequence ATGAGACATGGCGGCTTGGGGCGCAGGTTTTTCCCGCGACGGCGGTGGACTGCGGGGTCGGACGTCAGCCGGGTTCATGTGGCGGGCATACGGGCCGTCATGTTCGTGGTGATCGTTGCCTTCATGGCCAAGTGGGTGCTCGGCGGCTGCGACGGCCGCCAGGTGTCACCGCCCCCGAGCAAGTCGGGAGTGGTATCGACCCAGGCACCTCCAGCCGGTGGTTCGACCATTCCCCTGCCGGAAGCCGAGCAGCGGGTGTGCACGGCCGTGGCGATCCTGATCGATACCTCGGGCAGCATGGAGCAGTCGGTCCGAGGCTCAACCGGCGGTTGGCAGCAGAAGTACGTCCTGGCTCAGGAGGCCCTGAAGCGGATTGTGGCTTACACGGCCCAATGGCAGAAGAACCACACTGACCGGCTTCTGAACGTGGGGATCTACCGTTTCTCCAGTTCACCGGTGCAGATCTTGCCGATGGGCGAATTCAGGGCCGATCAGGCCGACGCGGCGGTCAGCTCCATTGGTCGTCCGGGCGGCGGGACTGCCATTGGCGAGGCGCTGACTGCCGGATTCAAGGCTCTCTACCAGTCCGGCTGCACGCGCAAGCATCTGGTGTGCATCACCGACGGCGAGAACACGGTGGGGCCGCGGCCGGATCGGATCGCTCAGCAGTTGTATGCCCAGACCAAGGGCGAGGTCGAGCTTCATTTTGTTGCGTTCGACACCTCGGCCAAGTACTTTGGTTTCCTGAACAGGGTAAACGGGCATGTGGTTGAAGCGGCCGACGGGGCCCAACTGCAGGCCAAGCTGTCTGAGATCTACGAGAAGCGGATCCTGGCGGAGCAGATGCCCGTCGAGAAGTAG
- a CDS encoding ABC transporter permease gives MSEQPSSAASSAAAEPGPAAVAPGAAGVGVLRPIGWLFRVRGEPTLWQSVLFGALCLGICLGVWWLVTRGEAESRTVGPAVLPSPGETFATFDTLWFDRALTRNTLASLRRVALGFGLATLIGVPLGVLCGCFSWCQAFFAPLSIFGRNIPVAALIPLTFSLFGIGEQQKIMFIFIACVAFIISDSAQAVRDVDMRYVDTAHTLGARRRQIIMKVLVPLALPDIFNSLRLLFGLAFGYIMLAELVKFGGESGGLGDIIITSQRRGPKEHILLVLMIIPVVALAIDRILYWAQRELFPHRYGGFGFLHAGVRFVVHLWEDLKGLFWRSHRRVELPVTSVSAPEKKP, from the coding sequence ATGAGTGAACAGCCTTCTTCCGCGGCCTCGTCGGCAGCGGCGGAGCCTGGGCCGGCGGCAGTTGCCCCGGGGGCCGCCGGCGTCGGGGTCTTGCGCCCGATCGGGTGGCTTTTTCGTGTGCGCGGTGAGCCGACACTTTGGCAATCGGTCCTTTTCGGGGCCCTCTGCCTAGGCATCTGCCTGGGCGTCTGGTGGCTGGTGACCCGCGGCGAGGCGGAAAGCCGAACCGTGGGGCCGGCGGTCCTGCCGAGCCCGGGGGAGACTTTCGCCACCTTCGACACGCTATGGTTCGACCGGGCCCTGACGCGCAACACGTTGGCCAGTCTGCGGCGCGTGGCTCTGGGTTTCGGCCTGGCCACGCTGATCGGCGTTCCGTTGGGGGTGTTGTGTGGATGTTTCTCCTGGTGCCAGGCCTTCTTCGCCCCGCTTTCGATCTTCGGTCGGAACATACCCGTCGCGGCCCTGATCCCGCTGACTTTCTCGCTCTTCGGGATCGGCGAGCAGCAGAAGATCATGTTCATCTTCATTGCCTGTGTCGCCTTCATCATCTCGGATTCCGCCCAGGCGGTCCGCGACGTGGACATGCGCTACGTGGATACCGCCCACACGCTCGGCGCGCGAAGGCGGCAGATCATCATGAAGGTCCTGGTGCCGTTGGCCTTGCCGGACATCTTCAATTCTCTGCGCCTGCTGTTCGGGCTGGCGTTCGGGTACATCATGCTGGCTGAACTGGTGAAGTTCGGCGGTGAGAGCGGCGGATTGGGCGACATCATCATCACATCGCAGCGGCGCGGACCGAAGGAGCACATCCTCTTGGTGCTGATGATCATTCCGGTCGTGGCCCTGGCGATCGACCGGATCCTGTATTGGGCCCAGCGAGAGCTGTTCCCGCATCGATACGGGGGTTTCGGCTTCTTGCACGCGGGGGTGCGCTTCGTCGTGCATCTGTGGGAGGACCTGAAGGGCTTGTTCTGGCGCTCCCACCGGCGGGTTGAGCTTCCTGTCACCTCGGTTTCGGCCCCGGAGAAGAAACCATGA
- a CDS encoding ABC transporter ATP-binding protein → MVQFNRVTKTYNPGQANEYTAITEVTFVVEDLANKGEFICVLGPSGCGKSTILRLIAGLEPQHPATSGEVLVLGRPVTEPGADRGMVFQDYTSFDHRTVLENVTFGLECQGMPRRERQGLGREWVKRVGLDVDKDANKYPHELSGGMRQRVAIARTLILEPRIILMDEPFGALDPMTRMNMQDLLLGLWRSVEATVFFVTHSIEEAVFLGDRVYVMSNSPGTILKELTIEPSDRPSREMQREPRFQETVFFIRDLISKLEEGRD, encoded by the coding sequence GTGGTTCAGTTCAACCGGGTGACGAAAACCTACAACCCCGGCCAAGCCAACGAGTACACGGCCATCACAGAGGTGACCTTCGTGGTCGAGGATCTGGCAAACAAGGGCGAGTTCATCTGCGTTCTTGGGCCCAGCGGTTGTGGCAAGAGCACGATTCTTAGGCTCATTGCCGGCTTGGAGCCGCAGCATCCCGCGACATCGGGCGAAGTCTTGGTGTTGGGCCGGCCGGTGACGGAGCCCGGGGCGGACCGCGGGATGGTCTTCCAGGACTACACGAGCTTTGACCATCGCACCGTTCTGGAAAACGTGACCTTCGGCCTGGAGTGCCAGGGCATGCCCCGGAGGGAGCGCCAGGGGCTGGGCCGGGAATGGGTCAAACGCGTCGGGCTGGACGTGGACAAGGATGCCAACAAGTACCCCCATGAGCTCTCCGGTGGCATGCGTCAGCGCGTGGCCATCGCCCGCACGCTGATCCTGGAGCCCCGGATTATCCTCATGGACGAGCCTTTTGGGGCCCTTGACCCGATGACGCGGATGAACATGCAAGACCTCCTCCTCGGCCTCTGGCGATCGGTGGAAGCCACCGTCTTCTTCGTGACCCACTCCATCGAGGAAGCGGTTTTTCTGGGTGACCGGGTCTACGTGATGAGCAACTCACCGGGTACAATCCTCAAGGAGTTGACCATCGAGCCGTCGGACCGGCCGTCCCGGGAGATGCAGCGCGAGCCGCGTTTCCAGGAGACGGTGTTTTTCATTCGGGATCTGATCAGCAAGCTCGAGGAAGGTCGCGACTAG
- a CDS encoding OmpA family protein, with the protein MAGQPKAPFFVALALVVAALVGFAIYRSDLIAPRERKADTGGPMQLPPAQQVENASDASGVTTVKEYTFKASERLPEVKGTSAYKPLVDNTVRFALNVWAGWAPIILANEGFKPNQVWKTADGQEFKVELVLIDNPVAMRDAYASGDVHIGWATLDMVPLFVEGFVDSTGKPRDSRVMPRIYQQVDWSNGGDGIVVRDAIKTVADLRGKQLVLAQNSPSHYFALNMLVAGGLQPSEVNMVFTEDAFQAAAAFNTQKDIAGAVSWAPDIYNLEKVAGNRLLVTTATANKLIADVWFARADFAKDHPGICEGIVRGIFDAMVTLKDEAARKHVAELMAQGYNIPASDALNMLGDAHSTNWAENYQFFRNQNNPANFERIWNQSYYLYRKIGAVRNPQVPFDQVMDSSVIEKLGQEEKYSSQKDEYKVQFTPTTPGSIKAEDEILTNTVFIHFFPNSWELRKKVAKKREGKDVEELYDPNVDFILEDIAKLAAQFGAARIIIQGHTDGSMRNQIPATMVKELSLQRANAVKEELVNKFKMDPNQFAVEGVGWDKPADANDPDNHAKNRRVEVKVYPAEKG; encoded by the coding sequence ATGGCAGGACAACCCAAGGCACCGTTCTTTGTGGCGCTGGCCCTGGTGGTCGCCGCGCTGGTGGGCTTCGCGATCTACCGGAGCGATCTCATCGCCCCGCGGGAGAGGAAGGCCGACACGGGCGGCCCCATGCAGTTGCCTCCGGCCCAGCAGGTCGAGAACGCCAGTGACGCCAGCGGCGTGACCACGGTCAAGGAATACACCTTCAAGGCCTCGGAGCGTCTGCCGGAGGTCAAGGGTACCAGCGCGTACAAGCCACTGGTGGACAACACCGTCCGCTTCGCCCTGAATGTTTGGGCTGGCTGGGCTCCGATCATTCTGGCCAATGAAGGCTTCAAGCCCAACCAGGTCTGGAAGACGGCCGACGGGCAGGAGTTCAAGGTCGAACTTGTGCTCATCGACAACCCGGTGGCCATGCGCGATGCTTATGCTTCCGGCGACGTGCATATAGGCTGGGCCACGCTGGACATGGTTCCGCTGTTCGTCGAGGGCTTCGTCGATTCCACCGGCAAGCCTCGTGACAGCCGGGTCATGCCCCGCATCTACCAGCAGGTGGACTGGTCCAACGGCGGCGACGGCATCGTGGTCCGCGACGCCATCAAGACGGTGGCCGATCTTCGCGGCAAGCAGCTGGTGCTGGCTCAGAACTCGCCGTCGCATTACTTTGCCCTGAACATGCTGGTGGCGGGCGGTCTCCAGCCCTCCGAAGTCAACATGGTTTTCACCGAGGATGCGTTCCAGGCCGCTGCGGCATTCAACACCCAGAAGGATATCGCCGGTGCCGTCTCCTGGGCGCCGGACATCTACAATCTCGAGAAGGTTGCGGGCAACCGGCTGCTGGTGACCACGGCCACGGCCAACAAGCTCATCGCCGACGTCTGGTTTGCCCGAGCCGACTTCGCCAAGGATCATCCGGGCATCTGCGAGGGGATTGTCCGGGGCATCTTTGACGCCATGGTCACGCTCAAGGATGAGGCGGCCAGAAAGCACGTCGCGGAGCTGATGGCCCAGGGGTACAACATTCCTGCGTCCGACGCCCTGAACATGCTCGGCGACGCCCACAGCACGAACTGGGCCGAGAACTACCAGTTTTTCCGCAATCAGAACAATCCGGCCAACTTCGAGCGGATCTGGAATCAATCCTACTACCTGTATCGCAAGATCGGGGCGGTCAGGAATCCGCAGGTGCCGTTCGATCAGGTGATGGACTCCTCGGTCATCGAGAAGCTCGGCCAGGAAGAGAAGTACTCCTCCCAAAAAGACGAGTACAAGGTCCAGTTCACTCCGACCACGCCGGGCAGCATCAAGGCCGAGGACGAAATCCTGACCAACACCGTCTTCATTCACTTCTTCCCCAACAGCTGGGAACTTCGGAAGAAGGTGGCCAAGAAGCGGGAAGGCAAGGACGTCGAGGAGCTGTACGACCCCAACGTGGATTTCATTCTCGAGGACATCGCCAAGCTGGCCGCCCAGTTCGGTGCCGCCCGGATCATCATTCAGGGACACACCGACGGCTCGATGCGGAATCAAATTCCCGCCACAATGGTCAAAGAGCTCTCGCTGCAGCGGGCCAACGCGGTCAAGGAAGAACTGGTCAACAAGTTCAAGATGGATCCCAACCAGTTCGCCGTCGAAGGAGTGGGCTGGGACAAGCCGGCCGACGCCAATGACCCCGACAACCACGCCAAGAACCGCCGGGTCGAGGTCAAGGTCTACCCGGCGGAGAAAGGATGA